CAAcctcagagtacttctactagtaCAAcctcagagtacttctactagtaCAACCTCAGAGTAGTTCTACTAGTACTTCTACTGGTACAAcctcagagtacttctactggTACTTCTACTGGTACAAcctcagagtacttctactggTACTTCTACTGGTACAACCTCAGAGTACTTCTACATTACCTCCTACCTATCTTACACTACATCTTAGACATAAATAATGTACTTTGCACTACAGCTCAGAGGTACATGCAGTACTGTTAATAGgatgtgtatatgtgtacatTAAACTAAAGAGGGTAGTAAGGATTAAGGgtgaaacataaacatgtgGTGGTCAGTCCTGTCCTCCTGTAACAGGCTGTCAGTGTGTACTAGTCCTCGTCCTGCATCTCCTGAACGTGATGAACCTGAAGGCCTCGTGACCTCTCGGTGACCTCTCGTGACCTCTCCGTGACCTCTGGCCGGGTGTAAACCtggctctgtgattggctgagcgGACGGACAGGTGACATGGCGGCCCAGGTGTGtgcggtgctgctgctgctgctcggcctgtcctcctcctcctcctcctcctcctcctcctcctcgtggTCCTCGGACTCTGCGCGCGGGAGGACGGAGCTGCGGCGCGTGCGGAGCCTGGCCTCGCGGTCCGGGTCTGGAGGCTGTTGGGCGCGAGCTCTGGAGCACCTGGACACGCGCTGCAGAGACATGACGTCAGAGAGCCAGAGCCGGATGGCGCTGAGCTTCAGCTTCTGTCACCTGAGCAGGTACACTGACGTCACCCTCATGACCAGGAACGAGCAGAACGATAAagataaagtatatatatatatatatatatatatatatatatatatcttatatatatatataaagatatatatatatatatatatatatatatatatatatatatatatatatatatatatatatatatatatatatatatatatatatatatataaagatatatatatatatatatatatatatataaatatatatatatatatatatatatatatataaagagatatatatctatatatatagatatagatatatcatATCTCTATGATGATAAACATCACTGTGCTGCTCTACTCTCTGTGATGGATGAGCATATTAACTGTTCAATACCTCATGTTCACTCATCACTCAATGATCTATTTATACACAGAAAGCAGTCAAATCTATTATTAAAGGTCACAATCAACGTGTTCATGGCATTTAACgacctgatgatgtcatgatgatgtcatgatgatgtcatgattcAACGAACATCAAAGGAAAGAAACTGACAAAGATGGTTTTTAGTTTCTGATCATTTCTGTTtgtataaaaaatgataaatgaaagtTTGAGAATCTGTCTCTCCGTCAGCTCAGGGAGggatttcccatcatgccctgaggggtcagaggtcagcaggTGTACAGCAGGTATGGACGCTGTGGCCTTTAACACCTACACCGAGTTCTTCACCCACACTCACTCCATCTGCCACTTCCTGCAGTCTGAAGTCTGGCAGAGTCGAGCTGAGGACACCATGCACAGGTGAGACACCTGTACAGgtaccacacacacaggtgacatacacacaggtaacatacacacaggtgagacacctgtacaggtaacacacacacaggtaacatacacacaggtgagacacctgtacaggtaacacacacacaggtacctGTACACACAGGTGacatacacacaggtgagacacctgTACaggtaacgtgtgtgtgtgtgtgtgtgtgtgtgtgtgtgtgtgtgtgtgtgtgtgtgtgtgtgtgtgtgtgtgtgtgtgtgtgtgtgtgtgtgtgtgtgtgtgtgtgtgtgtgtgtgtgtgtgtgtgtgtgtgtgtgtgtgtgtgtgtcaggttaaCAGAGAGTTCAGCAGGTGTAGCTGAGCAGCTTCAGTCCACCAGGCAGATGGCTGAGGAGCTGGTTGAAGCCCAGAGTGCTGCCTTACAGGTGCAGCAGGATATTCTGAACAACGGAGAGGAGCTGAGGGTCAGCCTGAGAGACTCTACCCAGGGTAGAAGATACAGAgattatctgtctgtctgtctgtctctctcaagtgtctctctctctcctcacctttctctctctcctcacctgtctgtctccctccctcctcacctgtcgccctctctccccgtctccctccctcctcacctgtccccctcctcctcacctgtctcccctctccccctgtctccctccctcctcacctgtctgtctccctccctcctcacctccctccctccctcctcacctgtctgtctcacctcctccctctctccccctccctccctcctcacctgtctgtctctcctccctctcctgtctgtctccctccctcctcacctgtctgtctccctcctcacctgtctccctctctcccctgtctccctccctcctcacctgtctgtctccctccctcctcacctgtcgccctctctccccctgtctccctccctcctcacctgtttgtctctccccctccctccccctcaccTGTTTGTCACCCTCCCTCCCCACCTGTCTCACCCCCCGGTCTGCGCTTCTTCTCTGAGCTCAGCAGTTCCtccagagagcagcaggtgtCGCTGTCTGAACTCTTCAACAGACTCTCCTTCCTGCAGAGTTTCCTCCTGATGGAGGCGCACAGTCTGAGCTCCTGCTGCTACAACGCTGCTGCTCTCTTtacctccttcctcctcacctccaccCAGCGCTCCTCTCGAGCCAggtaactcctcctcctcacctcctcatcaGACAGGTAACTCCTCCTGTGGAGCTCTGCTGttaatctctgtgtgtgtgtgtgtgtgtgtgtgtgtgtgtgtgtgtgtgtgtgtgtgtgtgtgtgtgtgtgtgtgtgtgtgtgtgtgtgtgtgtgtgtggttggtgtTGTTGACGTTGGTGTGTGTGAACTTCTACCTGGAGAGGAAGATCTACCAGCTTGTGATGAACTCTGATCATCCTGAACACCAACACATGGTCAGTAGGTCCCAGCTGACAGGTGAGCTTCTGGAGCAGCTGttctaactgtgtgtgtgtgtgtgtgtgtgtgtgtgtgtgtgtgtgtaggagctggtcagtgtgtatgtgtgtgtgctgcggCGCCTCAtggtgtgtgtaggagtgtgtgtgttgctgtatgtgtgtgttgcgtACAGAGACCCCCTGCAGCAGAGTCTAcaggtgctgcagcagctcagagacaCTCAGAGGAGCCTGCAGGAGGCGCTGCAGCACGCAGGTGAGCTCAGctacacacacctgaacacagcagaggagctgATCctgactgcctgtctgtctgcctgtctgcctgtctgtctgtctgtctgtctgcctgtctgtctgcagagtCTTTAGGGGAGCAACAGAAGAAGGGTCAGCTGATTGTGAAGGTGAGATGAGAAGTGAACCGGTGATGTCATagattcacttcctgtctcatcAGACCGACCAATCACATCTCTTCTAGAGgagaccagagaggagaagaagagaggaggcgctgacgaggagagaggagataaaaagagaagaagaggaggaggaggaggaggaggaggaggacgacgacaTGTGCAGCACGTTGGTGTCTCTGACCAAAGACCAACCAGACCTGTCTCACCTCTCACAACTTGGTCAGtgcctgtctcacctctctcacctctATCAGTACCTGTCTCACATCTATCAgtacctgtctcacctctctcacaTCAGTCAGTACCTGTCTCACCTCTATCAgtacctgtctcacctctctcacaTCAGTCAGTACCTGTCTCACCTCTATCAgtacctgtctcacctctctcacaTCAGTCAGTACCTGTCTCACCTCTATCAGtacctgtctcacctctgtCAGTACCTGTCTCACCTCTATCAgtacctgtctcacctctctcacctctATCAGtacctgtctcacctctgtcagtacctgtctcacctctctcacctctATCAGTACCTGTCTCACCTCAGTCAgtacctgtctcacctctctcacctcaGTCAgtacctgtctcacctctctcacctcaGTCAgtacctgtctcacctctctcacctgtctcacttcTCTCACCTCAGTCAGTACCTGTCTCACCTCAGTCAGTACCTGTCTCACCTCAGTCAGTACCTGTCTTATCTTTGTGTCTTCGTATTTGTCTTCACAgtataaatgtgtctttgtacTGCAGGTTGGAGTACTGATAGTATTCTTAGCAGTACAGTGAATAGCTCTGTCGCTGACATCCCCCTGCAGCAATACAATACCCAGAATGCCTCAGTGAGTGCCAGCAGGCGCCCTcgtcgctcctcctcctcctcctcccctctggtctACAGCATCCTGGTGGAGGACAGAAAGGTAAATCTTATAGATTATAGATTATTGACTGTTAGTTAACTCAAACCTCTCTGATTCGTTGTTGGTGTGTTCAGCTCTGACATCACAGCGTTGGGGGCGGTGCTTCTGTTTTGTCTACACATGTTTCCAGACTTGATGCAACTTTTTATTCCTTAAATGTTCTTATTGTTACCGTGCTAACCTGAATACAAAGAGTTATTATCtgcatgacctctgacctctgtcctctctctccttctgtcctgATTGGTCAGCCTCGTTACAGCCTGAGGAGCAGAAGATCAGAGACTCACTGAAGGACTCTGCTGGACTTTTAATGTTTCTCTGAATATCAATAAAGTGACTTAATATTTTAAACAGAGAGTGAAGCTGATGTTCAGACACACGCCAGATGGAATCTAACACACTGGAGACATAAtcaatcataaatataaaaacaaataaatctgctTGCTGAAAGAAAAGATCAGATTTAAAATCTCTATTTGTCTGTGAGAGCGACACTCGgtctgatattattattaatattattattattagtattaatactaatattaataataatatgtttaatgatattgttaatattattattgctataataatattataaatattattattataaatattattgctataataatattaatattattgttataaatattattattgttgttatgcatattattgttgttattcatattattgttaTACACACCccactatatattatattatt
The sequence above is a segment of the Anoplopoma fimbria isolate UVic2021 breed Golden Eagle Sablefish chromosome 12, Afim_UVic_2022, whole genome shotgun sequence genome. Coding sequences within it:
- the LOC129100160 gene encoding uncharacterized protein LOC129100160 encodes the protein MEAHSLSSCCYNAAALFTSFLLTSTQRSSRARLVLLTLVCVNFYLERKIYQLVMNSDHPEHQHMELVSVYVCVLRRLMVCVGVCVLLYVCVAYRDPLQQSLQVLQQLRDTQRSLQEALQHAESLGEQQKKGQLIVKRRPERRRREEALTRREEIKREEEEEEEEEEEDDDMCSTLVSLTKDQPDLSHLSQLGWSTDSILSSTVNSSVADIPLQQYNTQNASVSASRRPRRSSSSSSPLVYSILVEDRKPRYSLRSRRSETH